From the Leptospira congkakensis genome, the window CTTTATCATTCTACTTGGTGTTTGTTTTTTACATTTCCCAAAATCTACAGATGGAACCGTAAAATCCATTGATATCATATTCACAACAATCAGCGCCACTTGTGTGACAGGACTTTCTACCGTTAACTTAGGAACTCAGTTCACACTGTCCGGTCAACTTGTTGTATTACTTCTGATCCAAGTGGGTGGACTTGGACTTATGACCTTAACCAGTTTTTTTTCCATCTTTCTCGCTGGAAAAGTTTCTGTGAGTGATACAATGATGATCAAAGATCTTCTTTCTGAAGAAACAATGGGTCGCGCCAAAGAAATTTTAAAACAAATTACCATCCAAACTCTTGTCATTGAATCGATTGGAGCTATTTTATTATTTTATAGTTTTCCTTCTAACTATCCCATAGCTTTGTCCGAAAAAATTTATTATTCCGTCTTTCATTCTATTTCAGCCTTTTGTAATGCTGGCTTTAGTTTGTTACCGAGTGGACTGGCGACAGAAGCCTTCAAACATTCCGAAGGATTTTTATCTGTAATTATGTTTCTCATTGTTCTAGGGGGACTTGGATTTCCTGTTTTGTTTCAAATTCGAACGAGACTTTCCAATCCCTTTGATTATAAGTTTCGATGGTCTGTCACATCCAAACTTGTATTTTGGACTACCGGTTCTCTTTTGTTATTTGGTTGGGTTTCCTATTATTTTTTAGAGTTAAACTTAAGTTTAAGAGGACTCACCACTACAGAACAAATTTTTCATTCTTTGTTTTATTCGGTAACCACAAGGACGGCTGGGTTTAATACATTAGAGTTAAGTCAAATGGGATTTCCCATTACCTTTATTTCCTTCTTTTTGATGTGGGTGGGTGCCTCGCCCGTTTCCACAGGAGGTGGAATCAAAACCACAACCTTTGCCATCTCTTTATTAAATATTACCAATCAAATACGCGGAAAAGATAGAATGGAGATAGACCATCGAACGATTGCTAATTCATCCATTGCAAGAGCCAGTGCAACTATCGTTCTTTCTTTATTTGTGATTTTTATAGCCATCTTTTGTTTGTTATTAACAGAGAATGCTAATTTTATCGATTTATGTTATGAAGTGGTGTCTGCTTTCGGGACTGTTGGTTTGACCCGTGATCTCACTCCTCATTTAAGTGATTATGGAAAAATCATCATTTGTACTGTAATGTTTGTAGGAAGAGTCGGAATTTTGACCTTACTTGTTGCCCTCTCTAAAAAAGTAGATCGTATCTCGTATGAATATCCGAAAGAATATGTGGTTGTAGGTTGAATTTTGTATGCAAAGAAAAAAAATAGCAGTCATCGGAATTGGAAGTTTTGGGAATTTATTTGTTCGATATCTTTTTGATGATGGGCATGAAGTCATTGCCATTGATAAAGATCCAATGGTCATTGATTCCATAAAAGATTATGTAACCATTGCTGTCACCCTGGATGCTACCGATGAACATGCATTACGATCACAAGGCATTGCTGACGTGGATTACGCGGTCATCGCTCTTGCCGATGATTTTGAAACTTCTATCATCTGTGCCGATAGTTTAAAAAAATGTGGTGTCAAAAATATTTACGCACGTTACCAAACTCCATTACAAATGAAGGTTTTGGAACTTCTTGGAATCAAAGACCTTTTTAATCCAGAAGAAAGAGCGGCAAGAAGTATGGCAGAAACATTTTCCTTTTCGGGAATGCGTTCTAGTTTTTTACTTTCTGATGAATACAGTGTAGTAGAAGTTACGGTTCCGAAACGTTATATCAACAAAACCATTGCAGACGCTGACCTACGTCATAAATACAATATCAATGTCATCACCATCAAACGCCCCACGATCAATAAAGAAGCCAAACGAGTATCCGATTCCAAAAGCGAAAAAATCTTAGGAATTCCACATGGAAACACAGTTCTCAAAGAAGACGATATCATTGTTCTTTTTGGGTCACAAACAGATCTGGCTCGTTTTTTGGAAACATAAACTATGGGTCCAGAAAGAATCATTTGTTTGACTGAAGAACCTACAGAGATGTTGTATCTGTTAGGTGAAGAAAAACGAATCGTCGGAATCTCTGTTTATACGGAACGACCTCCAAGGGCAAAGGAAGAAAAAACAAAAGTTTCTGCTTTTATCAGTGGAAATCTGAAAAAAATTACAGCTCTCGAACCAGACCTAGTTATTGGTTTTTCTGATATCCAATCCCAACTTGCCAAAGACCTCGTTGAACGAGGATTAAATGTTCTAATCTTCAACCAAAGATCCATTTCTGAAATATTGTCCAATATGCAAATGTTAGGAAACCTTGTGGGCCAAGCCGAAAAGGCAAAATCTCTCATCGAAGAATGGCAAAACCAGATCCTTTCCTGGAAACAGGAGAATGAAAAAAAAATAAACAAACCCAAAGTTTTCTTTCAGGAATGGGATGAACCCATCATCACCGGAATCCAATGGGTGAGTGAAGCAATCGAACTTGCTGGTGGAGTAGACTCTTTTTCCCATCTAAAGGACAGAAAACTAGCCAAAGACCGGATCATCACGGCCGAAGACGTAAAAGAAGCCAACCCAGATGTTTACGTGGGTTCTTGGTGTGGGAAAGCAATGGACTGGGACTGGGTGCGAAACAAACCCGAATGGCAATCCACAGGTTTTATCAAATCCAACAAAATATTTGAAATGGATCCAAGTATTATATTACAACCTGGCCCTGCTTTGTTTCTGGAAGGAATTCCCAAACTAAAAGAGATCTTTTCCTCATTCTAATTTCCCTCTTTGTCATTTCTCTGTAATCTATTTGTAACAAGGATATTCTAGATTTGAAACATATCAATTAGATATGGAGACATTCATGAAATTTTCATGTAACCAGACAAAAGCGAAAGTCACTTTGTCTTTTGTGATCGCCCTCATCACAATCTTTACTATTGCAGGAAAACTCGAAGCACAAACAGCACCTGCTGCACCAACAACTGAATCTACACAAACAGCGGAAACTCCAACTGATACCGCTGCTCCCGTAGCAGAAGCTGCTGAAGAAACACCAAAACAAGAATCCGAAATTGGACTCGTAAGTTTGTTTTTGGTTGGTGGATGGTCTATGTGGCCACTCCTACTTTCTTCCATCGTTGCATTTGGTGTGATTCTAGAAAGAAGCTACTTTTTCTTCACAGCAAAACTTCTTCGAAAAGGTTACAACCAAGACCTACAAGATGCCATCGATGCATCAGGTCTGAATGGCGTTACAGAATTCTTAAAAGCAAACGAAGGCCAAAAAATTACTACAGTCTTAAAGAATGGTATGGAAGTTTCTCAAAACGATCCTGAGATTTTTGCATCTGGAATTGAAAGAGAAGCTGGTGAAGTTATGACACTTCTCGAAAAAGGTCTCACAGTTCTTTCTGCTGTTTCTACCATTGCACCACTCGTTGGATTCCTCGGAACTGTATCCGGTATGATCAACGCCTTTGATGCGATTGCAAATGCTGACCAAGTCAACGCGAAAGTGGTTGCTGGTGGTATTAAAGAAGCGTTAATCACAACTGCTGCTGGTCTTATCGTTGCGATTCCTGCAATGACATTCTACCAATACTTACAAGGTCGAGTTGCTTTCTTTACTTCTGAAGTAGAAGAAGCTGCAAACAAAATCTACAAAGAATATTTAAAACTCAAAGCCGGTCACAAAGCGTAAACTACGGAAAGTAACTAACCATGATTAAGTTAAAGAAAAAACAAGAACTAGAAGAAATATCGGCAGCATCTATGTCGGATATTGCCTTTCTACTCTTGGTATTTTTTATGGTGACTGCTGTATTCTTTGTAAAGGAAGGACTTAACATTTCCCTTCCTCGCAAACAATCCGAACCTCAGCCTTTTTTACGTAAGAATGTATATGAGATTTTGGTAACACAAGATCGATATAAAATGCGTAATACGGCATTCGGAACCAAAGAATATTCTAGTTTAAAAGAATTTCGTGATGACCTAAATCAAATGGAAATCCCGGATCTTAAAAACAAACTAGCACTCATTGTTACAACCGGTGATACCAAATATGCAAAGATGTTGGATGCCTTATCCGCAGTCCAATTACGTGGATTTGAAAAAATCTCAGTGAGAAAGAAGAAATAATATGTTACGAAGAAAGAGAGTCGCACCTTCAGTTCCCGTAAGTTCGATGGCAGACATTGCCTTCTTACTCCTCGTGTTCTTTATGGTAACCTCCGTATTGGATTCGGATCCAGACCTTCCCATCAATCTACCAGATGTTCCTGGTGGAGAACAGTTAAACAAAAAGATTGCCAATCTTTATCTAACTGCTGATGAAAAGAGGACTGTCTATTTCAACTCTGTGAAGATGGAACTAAATGAAGCCATGAGTGAGATTCGTGCAAAACTTTCTACCACACCGGACTTGAAAGTTTTGATCCATGCGGATCAAGATTTAACTTATGAAGAGTTAGATAGTGTGTTCGAAACCCTCAGAGAAATTGGGGCCTTAAAGGTTTCCCTTGTCACCAAGACCACCCAAGGTGGCGGATTACAAGGGAAGTAACGTGAACGAAACAGTTGTTACACACAAAAGATCCAAACGAGAAAGGATCCATCGTTTCATTGACAGGTATCGGATTGAAACTGGTCTTGCGATTTCAGCGTTCCTTCAAGCCATCATCATTCTTTTTTGGTTCACTCCTCATTTGGATACAGATAGTTTGGATAGTCTTGTGGAAGAAGTTGCTTTCATCGACAACGTTCAAATCCAAGAGCCATCTACAGATTCCAAACCAACTGATGGAGACTTTGATCTTACCGACAAAGAAAAAGAAGATAAAAAAGAAGATCCTCGTATCGCTGGAGCTTCTGATCCTATTGTTTCTGGCGCAACATCCCCAGTAGACTTATCTCCTAACGTTCGACCTGAATATACCTCTGATGCAAAAGCTCTAGGTGTAACAGGAACTATGACTTTAGAAGTCATCATTGGAAACACCGGCGAAGTTTTACGAGTTAGATCCGTAGGAAAGCAGTTAGGTGGTGGTCTCGAAGAAGAAGCTGTCAAAGTTTACCGCAGAAAACGGTTTTCACCCTCTATCTTAGAAGGAAAAGCCATCACGGTAAAAGTTCTCGTTCCCATTCGATTCACTTTGAATTAATTAATTACCGCTGCTATCAATCATAGTAGTGGTTACACTTTTCCGTATTCAAATAAAACTTTTAAATATTTGTTGGGCGAATCCACCACCTTGCGGTGGTGGACCGGGCTCTCCGCTGCAATCTGCTTTGCAGGATTTCCGCTACGATCCCTTTCGCTATTCCGGTAACTCCAATACCTTATCTTCTTCTTCCATTGGTTGTTTTGGAATTTCCATTTTTTCGATTCGGATTTCGTGAACAAAATCAGCATCTTCAAACTTATCTAAAATACTAATTCGTCTGGGGTATTGTTTGTCGTTCCACGGTTCATAGTATCCGTATTTGATCACACCTTTGTAGAAACTAAAAAGTTCACGGTAAGTAAACTCCATCCATTCTAAGGCACCACTTGTTCTTTCAAAATATCCAACGTATTGGTCTGTGTCGGGAGTGGCACCGACTTGGACGGACGTAAAATAAACCACTTCATAATCTTGGCCTAATTTTTGAACAGGGCCTGCATACTGAATGATTGGATATTCGGTGAGTCGCCAAGGCAGTGTTAAATACAAGCGAAGGGATTCTAAATAAACCCGAACCTCGTCGTCGCCAGTAAAAACCTTTCCTGTATCAGCCGCAATTTGGTAAGGATCTTTTTTAACAAGACCGAGGATGAGACCTTTTTTTTCTCCACCAAGAAATTCCACTTCCATGGCATCTTTTTCAAAATCCAAATACACACGGAGTCTTTGTTCTGATTCTTTGATGGGCGTAAAAAATCGAATAAACTTAGAATGCCAAACATCTTTCAAAACAAATTGGATTTGTTTGTACCCTTTCCATTCACCAGGAGTGAGTTCTTTCACCGGCGGGTTGGTAATGATCGATAATCCCTTTTTCTTTAAATCAGGATTCAAACCTTCTTTTTGTAAGGTGGGAGGACGTAAGTCGGCTAAAGAACAAGAGATAGAAAATAAAGAAATAAAAATGAATGATAGATAGGAACGAAACATTGATTCCAGGATGAATCAAAAACTATACTCTGTCAATAGGGAAAGTGAATCGGGAGGATTTGGAGTGAGTGGGATAAGAGGTTCGGATATTTAAAATGAGAGTCTTAAGAAAAGAATACAAATAAAGAAGAAAAGAGAAAAGGTCGGGATTCCGACCTCCTCTTCTTTAAAGAAACTTATGCTTTTGCAGCACCTGTTTTTTTGATAGATTCCGCAACTTCATTGATTTTTGCTTTTACGGATTCAATTTTTCCTTCAGGCATTTTTGCTTTGATTTCTTCAGCAATTTTGTTGTAGTTGTCTACGATTTTAGAACGAGTTTCGTCGTAGTTTTTTCCAGCAACACTAGAGAATTCTTTAATGTCTGTTAGGATTTTGTCAACGGATTGGCGAATCTTTACAGAATCTTCCGTGTTGTCCAAAGCACCTTTGGATACTAATTCATTATAAGTTGTTTCCAACTGAGTTTTAGCTTTTTCAAGACCTTCTTTTCCTGATTGGAAAAGTCCGATACCTGCGTTAAGAATGTCCATGATTTGTTTTTCCATAATTTAGCTCCTGGTTTTCACCTATTTGTGCAACGCACAACACAGTTATGTGCGTTGCACAAATTAAGACAAGTATTTTTTCTAGGGGGAAATCGATTTTTTTTAGATTTTTTTCGTAGTCCCATTTACGATTCAATTCCAGAGAATTCTCCCCAAAGGGAAAAATACCGCTATCCGCATCTTTTCCTATTCGAATCTTCTGGAATTAAATGGGTAGATTGTTACTTAAATCCAAGTTCCGAAATGAAAATTCTAAATTCACCATCCAAGATGCCAACTGAAATCAAAAACATTCCCATGATCCACTTAACAGATGTTCATGAGGAAGACAAAAATCCTTATTACTATGCTGGCCGGTTAGAAGAATTACCAAATGAATTTCAGGACTTCGATAGTTCCCATAGACATTCCTATTATGCATTGTTTTATTTTACGGAAGGAGAAGGGATCCACTCCATCGACTTCCATTCCCATACGATTACAGAAAACAGTCTTTTTTTCTTAAGACCGGGCCAAGTGCATTCTTGGACTTTTTCCAAACCAGTGAAGGGTTTTGCTTTGAAGATTTATCCAGATTACCTATCCGAACATGGAGGACAAGTCACCAGTTTTCAAAACTATCCATTTTTCCAATTGGGAAATGAAAATTCTAAACTCATCATCCAAGATGCAGACCAATTCAAAAAAGATTTTGAAAGATTACTAGAAGAGAAGAATACAAAATCTGATTCTTCTATGACTTTCCTTTTGATTCAGTTGGTTTTGCAACAATCATTGAAAGAGTTTAATTCATCTTTTACCGACAATGTTACCGTTGATTCTAAGTTATGGGATTTTTTTCGGTTGTTAGAAAATCATTTCAAAGACCAAAAAACAACTTCATATTATGCAAAACAAATGGGGACATCCTCAGGAAATTTAAACCAACTTTGCCAAAAACAATATGGAAAATCGGCAAAGTCTATCATTCAAGAACGATTGGTTTTGGAAATCAAACGACTGTTAATTCATTCTGATTTGAATATCAATCAAATCGCTTTGACCTTGGGATTTATAGACAGTTCGTATTTTAGTAAATTTTTCAAAAATCATACAGACAACTCACCGGAAAATTTTAGACGGCTGAAACGAAAACTACCATAAAAATCAAATTCTCTCCATTTACTAACTTTCTGTTTTTCCGTAAGATAAAACACATCAAGGAGAATAGAATGTTAGAAAAGTTATTCTACACAGAAACAAGTTGGTTTTTTACCTTACTGAGATTGGTTTTAGGTCTTGTGATTTTACCACATGGATTACAGAAGTTATGCGGCTTTTTTGGAGGGTATGGATTTTCTGCGACTCTGAATTTTTTTAAATCGGAAGGAATTCCCTATGCCATAGGTTTTTTAGTGATTGTGGCAGAATCCTTTGGGGCCCTAGGGTTAATTTTGGGACTCTTCACAAGAATTTCCTCATTTGGAATTGCACTAACCATGATTGGAGCTGCTATTTATGTGAGAAAAAACGGCTTTTTTATGAATTGGTTCAACCAACAAGCCGGTGAAGGATTTGAATACCATATCTTAGCCATTGGAATTGCAGTAATTCTAATGATTTCTGGCGGCGGTCAACTAGCGGTTGATAGCTGGATTTCAAATAAAATTCAATCTAACTGAATGAAATCATTTGAAAGTTAAAGCGAAAGTGAATTTAGCGAAATCACATTAAAACCAAAACGAAAAAGATTTTAATCTAAATACAACAGTCCCATACAAATGAACGGCTTGTTGGATTTCAATCGGTTTCGATTTCTAAAGCGCTGATTGGCTCGAGTTGTTGGGCCATGATGGATTCCAAAAACTTTACATAAGCTTCTCGGCCTGGATACTCAACCTGGTTCACACCTGTTTTAACAGCGGCTTCTGCCACTGCGGGAGCCACATGGTAAAGAACTCTTGAGTCCAAAGGTTTTGGGATGATATAATCAGCACCAAATCGAATTTCTTTTTCGTTATAAGCTTCTGATACTTCGATAGGAACAGGAAGTTTAGTCAGTTCACTTAAAGCATAAGCTGCAGCTAACTTCATTTCCATGTTCACTACTTTTGCACGAATATCAAGAGCACCGCGAAAGATAAATGGAAACCCGAGTACATTATTGACTTGGTTAGGATAATCACTGCGACCCGTTGCCATAATCAAATCTGGCCTTGCGTGTTTTGCATCGGGATAAGGAATTTCTGGATCGGGGTTGGCAAGAGCAAACATAACCGGTTTGTCTGCCATTGTTTTTACCATTGCTTCAGTGACTACATTGGCAACAGAAACACCAATAAACACATCGGTTCCAGGAAAGATGTCTTCTAATGTTTCTGCATCGGTTTTGCGAACAAAAGGAAGTTTCGATTCATGTAAGTTGGTTCGTTTGTGATTGATCACACCACGAGAATCCAACATATATATAGATTCATGTTTGACTCCGATATGTGTTAACATCTCAGCAATGGAGATCGCAGCAGCTCCCGCTCCATTGATCACAACTTTGATGTTACCAGCTTTTTTACCAGTAATCTCTAATGAGTTTAATAAGGCAGCAGTAGAGATGATAGCCGTTCCATGTTGGTCATCATGAAACACAGGAATTTTCATACTTTCATCTAAAGTTTTTTCGATATGAAAACATTCTGGGGCACGAATGTCTTCCAAGTTGATACCACCAAACGTTGGTTCAAGGGCCTTAACAATTGTAATGAATTTTTCAGGATCGGTTTCATTGATTTCAATATCAAAGACATCAATGCCTGCAAATTTTTTAAATAAAACTGCCTTTCCTTCCATCACTGGTTTTCCAGCGGAAGCTCCAATATTACCAAGACCTAAAATAGCAGTTCCATTGGTGATGATTCCGACTAAATTTCCTCGGTTTGTGTATTCATAAACGAGATCAGGTTGTTTTTCGATTTCGAGGCAAGGGTAAGCGACTCCCGGTGAGTAGGCCAAGGACAGGTCGTAACTGTTCTCCGTTGGTTTTGTCGGAACTACTTTGGTTTTTCCTTTCGGAAACCTAGAGTGATACTCAAGTGCGCTATTTTTCATGGTCTATTTTCCCACGATTTATGATTCAATGGAAAATCCTAGAATAAATTGGAGGAATGGCCATCTAAAACTTGAAAGATTCTTATGTCACTATGGAAGGTTTTTGAGGAAATTTTGAAGAGAATTTATATATTTTTTTTAGTTGGCATTACCAAATTGAGTTACAAAAGTAATAAATTTTTCTACGCAGATGCTTCAGAATAGAAGGTAAAACCATACAAATACTTTTTTTTAATTCATAAATATTTATCGTCTTATCCAAGTACCGTGTAGTAATTTAACCTCCTATCGACTTCATATGAAAATTAAGAAATCGATTAAACAATTAATCCCTAACCGCGTGTCATACGTAACCTATATTGGATTATTGTTATTAAATGTACTCGCATACTTTCTTTCCTTTCAGTTAGGAATTCGTAACTTAAAAAATGATATCAATAATCACCTAAATTCGATGGAGAAGGTTATAGAAGATAACCTCCGTGAAAACCAACTAGCGCTAAAGAGAATGGGAAACCGGTGGAGCCAGATTGGCGGTACACCAGAAAATTTATGGAGATATGATGCAATATCTTATTCCAAAGATTTATTAGGAATCGTTGGCGTCGGTTATGCGGATTCCAATACTAAAATTAAATGGGTCGAACCAATAAAAACCAATTCATCCGCTATCGGATTTCAATTAAATTCAGATGAACGCAGACGAATTGCAATCAATAAAGCTATAAATATAAATAATCATGTAATGACATTGCCAATTAATTTGAAACAAGGCGGAAGGGGTTATTTAATCTTATACCCTGTTTTTAAAAATGGATTGAATGATGGTTTTGTTTATTTAGTTGGACGATACAAAGATTATTTTCCAAATTTATTGAGAGATAATAATTTCTTTTACCAGGTTTATTCAGGAAAAGAATTAGTTTATTCCACTAATTTTACTAATAATCAACGATACGAAAATTTAAGCGCTACAACTGAAACTCAAATTAAAAATAGTATCGATTGGAAAATAAAAATTACTCCAACTAAAAAAATTTACAACGATATTATATATCTTTTTACTTTATGGACACTATTGATTACATTTCTGCTATCGATTATCATTATTTACATATTATACCTATATAATAAATCGCAATATTTATCTAATCAATTAAATTCTCAGAATGTGTGGAAAAATGCTATATTAAACAATACAGATTTAGCAGTTATCTCCACTGATAAAAATGGATATTTAGTTTCCTTTAACTCTGCTGCTCAAAAAATGTTAGGTTACACAGAAAGCGAATTATTAGGTAAAGAGAATCCGATGCTTTGGCATGACGAACAAGAAGTCCTTAATTATTCAATTCAGGTATTTAAGGAATTAGGAGTTAAAATTAAACCTGGGTTTGATGTTATCGTAGCGAAATCCAAAATTGGTTATACAGAAAAAAATATTTGGACTATCATTTCTAAAGCTGGAATTCGTAAACAAGCATTTGTCTCAATTTACCCACTTATAAATAAAAAATACGAAATCGAAGGTTATGTCGAAATTTTAGAAAAACTAACAGATCATTTAGAATTTGAAGAACTAATTGCAACCAAAGAAATATTAATTAATTCCATGTTAGAAAACACCTTTGACGGTTTTTGGGATTGGAATTTAAAAATAGATTACCAATACATGTCCCCAAAATTTTGGGAAATGCTCGGACACAATCCTTCTGAAAAAAAACACCATCCAAGTGAATGGCAAAAGGTAATCTCACCAGAAGGACTCAAATTAACTCTCGAAAATTTTGAAAAACACGTAAAATCAAAAGGAACGTATCTTTTTAGTCAGGAAGTCCTATTTAAACATAAAGATGGTCATGACGTATGGATTTTATCAAAAGGTAAAGTTGTTGATTGGGATGAAGACGGCTCTCCTATTCGTGCAATTGGAACAAACACTGATATTTCCGAAATTAAAAAGAAAAATGAAATCATAGAAAAAACACAAAAAGAGCTAATTGAAAGAGATCGCAAAATTTTAGAGCTAAAAAATAAAACTGAAGATTGGTTTCGAATTATTACCAATTCATTGCCTCAATTGATGTGGACATGCGAGCCAGATGGACCATGTGATTATTTAAGCGAGCAATGGATTAACTATACTGGCATTCCAGAAAAAGAACAACTTGGATTTGAGTGGTTAAAACAAATTCATCCAGAAGACCAACCTAGAGTCATAGAAGAATGGCAAAAAAATGTCGTAAATGAAAAGGTTTTCTCCATTCAATTTAGAATTAGAAGACACGATGGAATTTACAATTGGTTTGATACAAAAGCAATTCCTATCAAAGATTCGAATCAAAATATAATAAGGTGGTTAGGGTCTAATACGAATGTACAAGAATTATATACAATTCAAGAGACTCTAGAAAAAGCAAAAGCAGAAGCTTTACAATCATCAAATGCTAAGGCACAATTTTTGGCGAATATGAGCCATGAAATAAGGACTCCAATCAATGGTATCTTAGGTTTATCGCAATTGTTAAAAGATACTAACTTAGACAATATAC encodes:
- a CDS encoding malic enzyme-like NAD(P)-binding protein, which codes for MKNSALEYHSRFPKGKTKVVPTKPTENSYDLSLAYSPGVAYPCLEIEKQPDLVYEYTNRGNLVGIITNGTAILGLGNIGASAGKPVMEGKAVLFKKFAGIDVFDIEINETDPEKFITIVKALEPTFGGINLEDIRAPECFHIEKTLDESMKIPVFHDDQHGTAIISTAALLNSLEITGKKAGNIKVVINGAGAAAISIAEMLTHIGVKHESIYMLDSRGVINHKRTNLHESKLPFVRKTDAETLEDIFPGTDVFIGVSVANVVTEAMVKTMADKPVMFALANPDPEIPYPDAKHARPDLIMATGRSDYPNQVNNVLGFPFIFRGALDIRAKVVNMEMKLAAAYALSELTKLPVPIEVSEAYNEKEIRFGADYIIPKPLDSRVLYHVAPAVAEAAVKTGVNQVEYPGREAYVKFLESIMAQQLEPISALEIETD
- a CDS encoding PAS domain-containing protein yields the protein MKIKKSIKQLIPNRVSYVTYIGLLLLNVLAYFLSFQLGIRNLKNDINNHLNSMEKVIEDNLRENQLALKRMGNRWSQIGGTPENLWRYDAISYSKDLLGIVGVGYADSNTKIKWVEPIKTNSSAIGFQLNSDERRRIAINKAININNHVMTLPINLKQGGRGYLILYPVFKNGLNDGFVYLVGRYKDYFPNLLRDNNFFYQVYSGKELVYSTNFTNNQRYENLSATTETQIKNSIDWKIKITPTKKIYNDIIYLFTLWTLLITFLLSIIIIYILYLYNKSQYLSNQLNSQNVWKNAILNNTDLAVISTDKNGYLVSFNSAAQKMLGYTESELLGKENPMLWHDEQEVLNYSIQVFKELGVKIKPGFDVIVAKSKIGYTEKNIWTIISKAGIRKQAFVSIYPLINKKYEIEGYVEILEKLTDHLEFEELIATKEILINSMLENTFDGFWDWNLKIDYQYMSPKFWEMLGHNPSEKKHHPSEWQKVISPEGLKLTLENFEKHVKSKGTYLFSQEVLFKHKDGHDVWILSKGKVVDWDEDGSPIRAIGTNTDISEIKKKNEIIEKTQKELIERDRKILELKNKTEDWFRIITNSLPQLMWTCEPDGPCDYLSEQWINYTGIPEKEQLGFEWLKQIHPEDQPRVIEEWQKNVVNEKVFSIQFRIRRHDGIYNWFDTKAIPIKDSNQNIIRWLGSNTNVQELYTIQETLEKAKAEALQSSNAKAQFLANMSHEIRTPINGILGLSQLLKDTNLDNIQKEYLEHINQSGTMLLSLINDILDLSKIESGKIEIESIDFNLKDTIDFVLGTLTYSAENKGLQLKTEYESTDKLWLKGDPSRIKQVLLNFINNAIKFTEKGFVNIRTKVISQTVKSQRLRVEVIDTGIGIAEENIPKLFHKFTQSDSSTHRKFGGTGLGLSISKLLVHKMGGTIGLESKLGVGSTFWFELELPTGVEKLNIHNDNEIIIEKFPNSNYKILVAEDNIINQKVTIALLKKLGYESQVVANGFEVLSILNTIQCDLILMDCQMPEMDGFEATEKIRNLDSNLKNIPIIAMTANAMEGDRERCIAVGMNDYLTKPVSIKDLSLTLNKWLIKEN